In Rutidosis leptorrhynchoides isolate AG116_Rl617_1_P2 chromosome 2, CSIRO_AGI_Rlap_v1, whole genome shotgun sequence, one genomic interval encodes:
- the LOC139889077 gene encoding uncharacterized protein, with amino-acid sequence MYGHCLDQLSPVIKAHLNPPRVPLIWFSGERCWPIGEVDLDFTIGEPPLTRTEMLDFVVVRAISQHNILLGRVAMMKMGINASTVHQLVKFYTSEGIGTLASTYDREKVIMAIRETKERPGECILETREEGSNEEKISVNPLFPDQQVIIGGSLPLETKKKLHKLLQANIDIFAWEYGDMTGIPRMLSIDGTTFSTEHKLNEYKHLEPIHQKKRNLANERDEAACKEVEELL; translated from the coding sequence ATGTATGGACATTGCCTCGACCAGCTTAGCCCCGTCATTAAGGCTCACCTGAACCCACCGAGGGTACCGCTAATTTGGTTCTCTGGAGAAAGATGCTGGCCAATCGGAGAGGTTGACCTCGACTTCACCATCGGAGAACCACCACTGACCAGAACTGAAATGCTGGATTTTGTAGTGGTTCGGGCCATCTCGCAGCACAACATCCTGCTAGGAAGAGTAGCCATGATGAAAATGGGGATAAATGCGTCTACCGTACATCAATTGGTGAAGTTCTACACATCCGAAGGGATTGGCACTCTAGCTTCAACCTATGATCGAGAAAAGGTTATCATGGCAATCAGGGAAACGAAGGAAAGACCAGGTGAATGCATCCTCGAAACCAGAGAAGAAGGCTCGAATGAAGAGAAAATCTCCGTCAACCCTCTGTTCCCCGATCAACAAGTAATTATCGGAGGTTCATTACCTTTGGAAACGAAGAAAAAGCTTCACAAGCTACTGCAGGCGAACATCGACATCTTCGCTTGGGAATACGGAGATATGACAGGCATTCCTCGAATGCTCAGTATCGATGGAACTACGTTCTCTACGGAACACAAGCTCAACGAATACAAGCACCTAGAGCCAATACATCAGAAGAAAAGAAACCTCGCTAATGAGAGGGATGAGGCTGCTTGTAAAGAGGTTGAAGAACTACTCTAG